TTTTAATAGTTTTTAAGTCTAATTGTTTAATTTTGGGGAGGCAATCTAATGAAAAAGAAGGTATCGTATTTTCTATCTTTATCTGTTGCTGTGAGCATGCTTTTATCTGCATGTAACTCAGACAACTCAAATGATGGTAAAAAAGAAACAGCAAAAGCAAAACCACAAGTATTGAACTTACTAGGCGGAGCTGAATTACCAAGCTTAGATTCAAGTACTAGTACTGATGCTGAATCTTTCAACGTTTTAGGTAACATTATGGAAGGTCTAAACACGTTAGGTAAAGATGATGTTGTACAACCAGGTATCGCAGAATCTTTTGATAAATCAGCTGATGGTTTAACTTATACATTCCACTTACGTGATGCTAAATGGTCTAATGGTGACCCTGTAACTGCAGGAGACTTCGTTTACGGATGGAAACGTGCTGCAGATCCTAAAAATGCATCTGAGTATGCATTTATGTTGAATGTATTACAAAACGGTGAAGATGTTACTACTGGTAAAAAACCAGTTGATCAATTAGGAGTTAAAGCTGTTGATGATAAAACTTTAGAAGTTAAATTAGCAAAAGCTATTCCATATTTTGATTCTTTAGTAACTTTCCCAACATTCTTACCTTTAAATCAAAAATATGTTGAATCTCAAGGTAAGAACTACGGTTTAGAAGCATCTAATTTAATTTTCAATGGTCCATTTGAATTATCAGAGTGGAAACATGATGAAAGCTACAAGTTAGTTAAAAACCCTGACTACTATGATGCTAAAGACGTATCATTAAAAGAAATCAACTTTAAAATCGTAAAAGATCCACAAACTGGAGTTAACTTATATGAGTCTGGTGATGTTGACCGTGCTGGTTTAACTGCAGAGTTTGTTGACAAATATAAATCTAGCCCTGACTACGGAACAACTAAAGAGCCAACTGTATTCTTCTTACGTGTAAACGAATCGAAAAATCCAGCTCTTAAAAACGTTAACATCCGTAAAGCTTTAAACGAAGCATTTGACCGTGAAGCAATTACTAGCGTAATCTTAAATAACGGTTCAGTACCTTTATACGGTTTAGCTCCAAGTAACTTCTTAGATGCTAATGGTAAAGACTTCCGTGATGCTTCTGGACAACTTGTAAAATACGATCCAGCTGATGCTAAAACATTATGGGAACAAGGATTAAAAGAAATCGGTAAGAAAGATGTTTCAATCGAATTATTAGGTTCAGATACTGAAACTAACAAAAAAATCAGTGAGTACCTACAAGGTGAATTCACTAAAAACTTACCAGGTTTAAAAATTAACATTAAATCAGTTCCATTTGCACAACAATTAGACTTAAACTCTAAGAAAGATTATGACATCTCATTCGGCGGATGGGGTCCAGACTACAAAGACCCAATGACATACTTCGATATGTGGACTAGTCAAAGCCCATTCAACCAAATGGGATTCTCTAACAAAGAGTATGATAAGTTAATCTCACAAGCAGGTTCTGAATTCTTATTAGATCCAACTAAGCGTTCTGATGCATTCTTACAAGCTGAGAAAATCTTAGTACAAGACAATGCTGCAATTCTTCCAATTTACCAACGTGCTATTGCATACGTTATGAAGCCAAAAGTAACTGGATTAATTGAGCATGCATTCGG
This genomic interval from Gottfriedia acidiceleris contains the following:
- a CDS encoding peptide ABC transporter substrate-binding protein, which codes for MKKKVSYFLSLSVAVSMLLSACNSDNSNDGKKETAKAKPQVLNLLGGAELPSLDSSTSTDAESFNVLGNIMEGLNTLGKDDVVQPGIAESFDKSADGLTYTFHLRDAKWSNGDPVTAGDFVYGWKRAADPKNASEYAFMLNVLQNGEDVTTGKKPVDQLGVKAVDDKTLEVKLAKAIPYFDSLVTFPTFLPLNQKYVESQGKNYGLEASNLIFNGPFELSEWKHDESYKLVKNPDYYDAKDVSLKEINFKIVKDPQTGVNLYESGDVDRAGLTAEFVDKYKSSPDYGTTKEPTVFFLRVNESKNPALKNVNIRKALNEAFDREAITSVILNNGSVPLYGLAPSNFLDANGKDFRDASGQLVKYDPADAKTLWEQGLKEIGKKDVSIELLGSDTETNKKISEYLQGEFTKNLPGLKINIKSVPFAQQLDLNSKKDYDISFGGWGPDYKDPMTYFDMWTSQSPFNQMGFSNKEYDKLISQAGSEFLLDPTKRSDAFLQAEKILVQDNAAILPIYQRAIAYVMKPKVTGLIEHAFGPDYTYKNVVIK